Part of the Lotus japonicus ecotype B-129 chromosome 6, LjGifu_v1.2 genome, TGAACCTAACAACCTTGCTTTTCCACATTCAACAGCTAATAATAACAGCAGCATGGTGCAAAACAGACCCAAAAAGGAAATTGAAACAGAAGCTAATCAGGTATTAACTGATTTATACCTTTCTTGTTTATAGCATGCTTGAAATCtttctagaattgattttaaagccTTCTGCTGAGAAGATTTTGTGAGTAACTTTTgagtgtcagaattgatttcGAACATGATCCAGACATGCTATTACTAATTTGTCCTATTGATGTTATTTGATTGATGTAATAATGTAATATTGTTTTCCCCCCCTACTGCAGAAACCAAATGCTTGCAGAGCTGCAATGGACAAGGGACTTGATGTAAATTGCAAGATAAAAGTGCAACAAGAGGAAGATGTTAAAGTGCAGTCTTCCATGACTGATAATGTTGTTGTGAAGACAGTGATAACATCTGCGGTTGACAACCTAAAACCCCCGATATTAACAAGAAGCAGATCTTCTAGGCGATCCAGAGACTTAGACCTCAATCCTGAAGCTTTGTTGAATCCTCCACCACAGTCCTATACCTCACTACTGCTTGAAGATATCCATAACTTCCATCAAAAGAACACACCACCTGTTTCTCTCCCAGCTTGTGTCACCAAGGCTTGTGCCATCCTTGAAGCTGTTGCTGATCTTAACTCCAATACCAGCTCAAACTGCAGTCGACATGGCTACCAGTCTAGTAAGAGTGAATACAATGTTCTATTTGGTACTACCAATGATCATGGGAAGAGGGTGCCAGAGCCAGATACCAAGGATCCACTTGCAGAATATGAGTCATTTGTCAATGATGATGTGATGGAACCGAGTTTACATAACTATGTAACAGTGAATAGGGATGGTTCACTTGGTGGGGTAGACATGGAGGACCAAGAGTCTTCAGGAAGCAACAGCTTCACTCAACAACAGCACTACATTCAGggcatttcttcttcttcatgggaACCTAGTTCTGGTGATTCAAAATATCTTTGCACTTCAAGATTGAACAACTCCAGAGAGCAGGGTCAGAAACTTCCATTAGGCTTGGAAGGGAGGGTGTCACGTGAGGCAGCACGTGATGTGGATGGAGCCAGGAATCAATTGAATAGCAAAAAGAATGTGTGTGATCATCAGCATGGGAGCAGAATAGGGCGTGGCAGGGTTGGTGGCAATAAAGTTCTTCACACGAGACCTGTTGTcacagcagctgaatccacatAGATGTGATAAATGAATTCACCTTCATCTTGTATCTTAAATACTCCATGAGTTCAAGTTTCTTCTGTTTGGAGTTGCACACTTTGCAAtaagtttttatttaattaaggttTATATGAAAGCTTTTTGTTGTTCCTCTCACTTGTAGCTTTAGGAATTAGGATAAGTGGCTGCGTTGACCCCACATTGAAGATACTAAGTTCTGAGTATTAAAACATTGTTTTCTGGATTCCAATAAATCCATTACATATCACAATTAGCAGCACTTACACACAATGGGTATTTCTCACCAAATCACAATGTACAAATAATCTATACATTCTTATTCTTTCATTATACTTATACAACACTAAGTCATTTTATACAACAAAGATAACCTTCACAGAAACAATGTATTCCTGATAAGGCTCTTATTCAACCCAAGTAACTTACAAGATTCTGCTATATGATGCCTGTGAATGCTCGAACCTAAgttaacaagtaacaactaaTCAAAATTGTATTTACATTATAAAGCGTGACCACAAGTTCTCAAGATTGTATACCACTCAAATTTCTCTTCATGTCCAAACTTGCTAAAAGCACTCCCAATTTGAGTTCTTGACAAGCTTCTAGTCACCCGAGCAACTGTTTTCCCCTGGGTTAATATGTTGAAAGAACCGGTAAAAAAGTGGCTATATAATTTACTCTGAACTGTTTTTGGAGTTAACCATGTATATTGCAGCTACCGTAACAGTGGCCCCAACTAGTTGTATTGGTGAGAAGGTCTCACCAAGATATAGAAACCTGAAACACGAAAGCAAATTATGTCATATATAGGCACTCAGCAAGATACACAAACCTAAACTTTGAAAGAAAACATAAGAATTTCTAGACGAAATGCCGGTGGTTGAAGCCTTAAAGATACAAAGAAAATTATGATCCTGATGAGTGACGAAACATTACTGCAAAAAATTATGAAGGATGCTTCTCGGTTGTAATTCTCTTCCAAAATTTCGTTATAAAAGATTGTCACTTTTTTCTCCTTAATGGCCTTACAGGTAAAGAGCTATATCACCCATCAAttgttatttctaatctttatTCTCTTTGCTATATAATTCCAAATATCTAAAAGTACTTGAAAATCCTTTGACTCTTTCCCATTGTTACTTACCCAAAAATTGAAGCGAACATTGGTGTCAAAAATGTCAGTGAACTGAGCTTAGTCAAGCTACCTGCAGTGCATCACAATGGAATGTCAATATCGTGAACTTTTTACGGGTCTGCGTGGATTTAAGGGGGAAAAGAacaaaaaaggaaatttcctagATGAGTGTACAAATTATAGCTAAAGACGTGTCAGTAACACAGTGATTACAATATGGGAGAAGAAATTAACCATTTTCAATTTAACACGGATATATTTAAGTGATCATAGAAGGAATCTCATTGGTGAAGATAAAAAGACGAGAAAAAGATCATGACAGGAGAGATATGCAGACCTTTTGTTGCACTGTAAAAGAACACACCATAGCTAACAGCGCTTCCAAAAATGGACGTGTAGAGGAGTGCCAATATATCACTTGAGCTGTACTCAAGAGTCCCACTTACAGCAGGATCATTGTTAAAAATTGCTAATGCCACAAGAGGGAGACCACCAATAACCATATGCTGCAACAAAATGGATTGCAAAGTTTTGAGTTTGCTTTGACAGAGTTCTTAAACAATGACATCATATGTGCTATATGGCTTCCTCCCTTCACCTGtcccttttctcttctcttaaaCAATTAGAAATCTTTTTTTGTGACAAAAGAATCAATATGAAATGCAGTGTCATTTCCCTACTTTcaaagatttaaataaattcaaATTGACTTCTAGTTctagattgaaaaaaaaaggaacattAACCATTCAGTTAAGTTTCATAGGGTATTGAACAATGgtaattcacatataacaaacACTAGAGTCAAAATGAGATTTGAAGCGCACCCATCCAGTAGCCATGATAGGATCAGAGTACTTAGAGACCCACCGAACCATGACCGTACCAACTGCCATACTCTGAGCTGCAAGAAGCATCCACCACTCCCCACTTCCCCACAATGAGAAGTTGCTTTCATCAAATGATAGGGCGGGTAACTGCAACAAAAACAGTAGTAATGCTCGTGTTACCAAATAATATATGGAAGTCATTTGATAGGCTAGAGAAATtgtatatttcaaaaaaaaagaaactaagcTTGGGAATAGTATACTCTGGAGTGCTAGCTGCTACTAATGCAAAACATATCCTTTATATTCTTCTTACATTAGATATATAAGAATTTGACTGCTAATTCTGGGCCGTTCTTAACGGGTATGATGGTTAATTCACTTTTTTTTGGTTGAAATTAAAATGAAAGGAACAATCAAAGTTTACCTCGAGCAGCACAAGTCCTACGACACCAAGAACAAGCCCAGCAGCTCCAATAACTCCAATTGACTCACCAAATAACAAAACTGCAAGTACAGCCACTGTCAAAGGCTGTGAATCAATTATAACCTGCAATATATCAACCACACACAGTCAAAGTCAGCAACATATCTTGCCATCAGAATTGTAATGTAGAATTTGAATCAAAACAAAGTTCATCACAATCAAAGTAAATTTCTCTTCTAATTCTATCCTATCACCATGACACAGACAGCATTTCATAGAGTAATTTAACCAGTTTCAGCATAATACTAAAGCCACCCAAATGTACACCAAATAATTTGATAAAGAAATTAACTGCTAACATACGCTGCCCAAACCAGCTGAAGTCTTCTGCAACCCTTCTGCTAGAAAACCCTGTCACATTGATTACAGCAAACAAACCAATCAATCAGCATTAAATTCATTCACGATTCACCAAACTGAGATCCATGCAGTGAGTGACAGAAGAGAAACCTGAAAGCAAGTAGCATCAACGAGAGCGAAGAGCGAGATGGAAACCCAAGCATTGAAACCAGAGGGTAAAGGCCTGCCTCTAGAAGCTGCAAAGCCAACAAGAAGGAACCCTGCAGGGATGAGACGAAACGCCGAAACGAAGAACGGGCCGCACTTCGGAAGCACCTCCTTCATGGCCACCATGGCGGTACCCCAGAAGAAGAACGGCGACACCAGCACCGCCAATTCCCAAAGCCCTTCCGCGAGACACAGCATCGTCGCCGGCGATGACTCATCTTCTTGCTTTGCGCTTCCGTCTTGTTGTTCCAAGTTGACGGTGCACTCCGCGTTTTGCCCTGTTCCGACGCAATCCACGTCGGTGCCGGAGGGGGGTGGTTTGCTGGCTTTTACGGTGGATTTGTTGGAGCATGGAAGCCTGAATCGGAGCGAGGATGGGGGAGAAGGTGGGAATGGGTTGGTGTGGAATTGGGAAGTGTGAGAGATTAGAGGATAGCGgcgggtggtggtggtggcggtggttgttGTGACGGAGACGGTGGCGGAGAGGGAGGAGCACCACCACGACGCCATGGCTAGAACAGGGTGTTGAGTTGCGTATTGCCACAAGTGTTAACATGCACCTGCTGACTGAGCTAATCTCCACGAAGCAACGGTATCCATGTGACACGTGTCCAcgttattattttcttattcttaATCTTTTTATACCACATCACTAGAGGATATATATCTTATGAGAATAATCATTTTATATGAGAACATAGGTATAAATCATGAACATTAGATCCATTTAGgaacaattaaaattaaaacattaagtaACATGACATCTTTAAGTGGTCACCTAACAACTACATgactattaaattattttagatCATTCACGATTTGATCAAatggtcatgatttattcttatGTTCTTATATAAACGATTGTTCTCTCGATAAAGATTCGTGTACAACTCTTTTTTGGTATAGGCACCAAAATATATGACGAGAAGTGATAAAAGTAATATATATGATATGCGATGAGATGTGACATGAAGAGATAAATATGGAGAAGAGAATGTGTATATAGTGTAATTATTGTTTTGTGGTATACAATACGCGCAAAAAACTGAGTTTTTTATATGAATCATTTGATTATGCTGAAATCAAATACATAAAtatgaatgaaagaaaaattgatttcccaacaacaacaaatgtatTTGGTATTCTTAGCGTTAGGAGGGACATGCTTCATTTGCCAATTAACAAGAAGAGAAAAGTTGCTTCATTTTCCCAATTGTTATCCCAAAGATGGAGATAGAGATGATGATTATCCCaattttgttatgttttttttgcGGATGGGCTTGCCCGTTTTTCAGTGAAGTACAATATAAATATAGGATGACGATGAAGGTTAATCTGGATCTTCATGagataaatttattttcattctcTGTACATTGAATCATTCGTATATCCCTTTTATTACCTTAGGATGTAAAAGGAACAACAAGGTAAAGATGAAAAGGAAAGCACAAACGAGAAACAACAATAATGATTCACACTTATTTGGAATATATGAGAAACATGGTATAGTAAGTGGTAAGGAAGGAAAAAAATACCTCAGTGAAAGCTACAAACAGACAAATCAAAAAGCTTTTTTGTTCTCCCTTTTCAGACAAGTTTCAAACTTTTCTAATAACGTTTCACTGCCTCAATCCTTGGTCCTTGAAGAAAGTAAAAAACTTTCTACTTATAAGAGGACCACTTACCTAAGAAGAGTCAGGATGCATAGACCCCACTTGCTGATTTTTCCCTTCTAACTTTTTCTTCTCATGAGTGAATGCTAAAAATGGGCCTGAAGCCCACTTGACCAGACCCACATTTTTAGCCTGAAGAGCCATTCTATTATCATTGTCATCTTTCTTACACATTCAaagaattttaattaaattatctcACTTGATCCTTAGTACTAAAGGGTTCACCCTAATTTTGTATCTTTAAATAagttattaatatttttcttaattcaAACGATTGAGCCCGAACTTAAAGTAGTATCCACAACTATTTTGCTTGTTTTGAACTCTCATTGTATTTGGGTTGGAGTATCCTTGTACacctttttatttcaattttgctTGCCAGAAAAAATGTATGATATATGATTATGGTTTGTatgatgatatgatatgatgtgATGTAATAGGATTATGTTGCTTTCATTAATTTGGAGTCATGACTATTaagaaattcattttgtttttcatcATGATCATTCATGAGTAGCTTGTAAAACTTATGACACAACAATCTATTCTTAGGCAAAAATTGTGGGAAACATAGAAGAACTGTAGCCGTAGTTAGTTTTTGcttaatataatatagtttgttGTTTTCTGAATTGTTCATATGTTCTTCATATCTATATGATTATATATGTACCATGATGATTGAGATGATTTGCATTGTTGATATGTTCTTCATTATATCTATATTACTAGGTACCATGATGTGTACCATGATGATTGAGATGATTTGCATTGTTGATATGTTCTTCATTAAACTCTTACCACAATAAATTGACTATATGTGTACCATGATGATTCAGAGATGATCCGACCTAAACTCTTACCATATGCAATTTGTAGGTATTTTGGCCAATTTATATAAGCAaaaatttacttttttatttgtttgtgtTGTAGGTGGTTGATGTTGTTTATcatgagagaagagaagggcaAATGTTTCCAAGATGGCAAATAGCCATGGTTGCATTGTTGGGGCGTGCTGTGTTGAAATTGTTTGTAGTCAAGTGGTTGTTGTGTTGTAAGTCATAATAGATATATTAAACGTATCTTCTTATCTcctttgttattgttattgaacTTGACATTTGACATTATGTTCTTATTGTGTATGGCAGTATGGGCTGGTGTCTGGAAATTTAAATTCATTCATATATATTGTCTATTCTATCTATTATTTGTCTGTTGTTTGTAGCTCATTGCAAATTGGAGATAACATGAaaaataataccacataaaataaaataaatgtatGTTATTTCCACTGCAATTTGAATTTGAGAACATATAAaacaaatatatgaaatatATGACATGAAGTTTAAGGTATAAAGTAATTAAATTAAGGATATGGTCAAATAATCAAACATTTTATTATTGATTTGACATGTGATGTTTATGAATAAAACTACGCTTCCAAAGCAAATTCATGAGCAATGACCAATAAAATTAGAATTGGGCTACGCTTTGACCCCAATTTAGCCTATTCACCACTCAGCTCATCGACGTACAATGGTTGAGGAGCACAAAGCAGGTGACAGAAGCTTTATTCCCTCTCGCATTTTCTGTATTCCGTGTATTCTCTGTGTTCTGATTAGAGTTGAGCATCCCCTACTCCTAGGATAGGCTAGTCTGCTATGAGCGACCCtatcattttaaaaattgatttcCCAACAAGAACAAAtgtatttgatatttttagCGTTATGAGGGACATGCTTTGTTTGTCAATTAACAAGAAGAGAAAAACTGCTtccttttataattattatcccaAGATGGAGATAAAGATGATAATTATCTCAGTTATTATAccaattttgttcttttttttgctGATGGGCTTGCCCGTTTTTCAGTCCAGTGCAATATAAATATAGGATGATGAATGTAAGGTGCTTAACTTTAAGTGTGCATTTCCTGTTTGTTGTgtgtattttttgtttcacttttgtttgttgttttgcttAGTTTGAACTCTTATTGTATATGGGTTGGAATGTCCTAATACTCTTTTTTATCTCTGTTTTTTGCTTACAAAAAAATGTATGTGATATGGTTATGGTTTGTATGataatatgatatgatatgatttgATAGGATTATGTTGCCTTTCTCAATTTGGAGTCATGTCAATTAAgaaattcattctatttttcaTCATGATAATTCATTAGTAGCTTGTAGAACTTATGACACAACAATCTATTCTTAGGCAAAAATTGTGGAAACCATAGAATAACTGTAGCCATAATCAGTTTTTgattaatataatatagtttgttGTTTTTTGAATTGTTCATATATTCATCATATCTATATGACTATATGTGTATCATGAAGATTGAGATGATTTGAATTTTTCATATGTTCTTCATTATATCTATATGACTACATGGGTATCATGATGATTTGACCTAAACTCCCACTGTATGCATTTTGTAGGTATTTTGGCAAATTTATATAAGGGAAAATttacttttttgtttgtttgtgttgtAGATGATTGATGTTGTCCATCATGGGAGAATAGAAGGGCAAATATTTCCAAGATGGCAAGCGGTCATAGTTGCATTGTTGGGGCGTGTTGCGTTTAAATTGTTTGTAGTCAAGTGACTGTTTTGGCTTTTGTATCCAAGTGGTATAGTTTATTTTGGAAATTACAGCTTAGgggtacttttttttatttatttaccaaactagtataaatcgccactCTCAGTGGCGATTCtacttttttttactttttaaagaATCGCCAATACTATTGgcgtttttatttttttcgttttttaaataaatcgccaaccatgttggcgttttctttttttttttaattttttttcttaaaatcgccaacacagttggcgttttcttttttttctttcttaaaatCGCCAACACAGTTGACTTTTtctactttttgttttttttttaattttgttttaaaatagtaattaaaatgGTATTTAATCAATTGATATTCACACACAATTTTGTGCCATTACTCACTTTTGCAACACTTTGATCATAAATATTTGAACCGATATTTAAAGATAAACATATGCATTACATAATTTAGTTCaagagaaaattattttttattgtggAGTCGAGCAGCAATGGATTTTTTTCCGCACTCGTTGGTGTCGTTGCCTTCGATGTTCTTCCAGCACTTgattttcatttccttcatttcCGATTGGAAGCACAGAACGATAAACATCATTATTTTGTTGTGGAAATGTTGTGGTAGCTGGGTGCTGATACGATGGTGTCAGAATATTATGGCGACTGATACGATGGCGTCGGGTGTGATGACTGCGGGTATGATGACATTGGATAAGATGGCTGCTGATATGCAGACTGTGGAGTGATGAATGATGTCGCAAACATTAAGGATCTTGGGTCAAACTGTGAAGGCACTTGATGCTGTAAACTAGAACTTTCTCCTCCATACTAAACTCCATGTATAGGCGAATCATGTTGTGTTTGAGTGGGAGATGATGGTGGTGAGtagtgttgtgtttgagtggcATGTGTTGGTGGTGATCCGACTTGCTCATCATTTGCTGCATAGGGTGATGGACTCATCAGTTGTAAAGTTCTTGAAAAGGAGAGGGCTTATTCCCTAATGTCTTGGATTGTTTGAGCGGGAAAGTTGAAGGGATTGGATGATCCAGTGGAATTTATGATTGAACGCGCAAATTTATGCTGAATATAAACACTAAACACTCAAAAATAAAGTCAAGTGATATAAGACATTAACATTTATAAAATGACCAATATAAACATACCGTAAATGTAGAAAGTGCTGAAATGGCCCCCTCACGAGACATGTACCGACAGGTGTGTGCTATATACCACTCCATATATTCCGAGTTTTCATGTTCCAACCCGGTATATGGCTGCCCGTAAATCATTGTATTATTCCAATTGTTTCATTCTGAAATAAAAGTGCGATGATAGTCACCCCAATCAAATTCACTTTGTCCACGAAAATCCATGTTGTGGAATTTGCCTAAATCCATGCAGAAGAATATTTCAACTTCCAACAACCCTTACCAAGccagtaaatatatatattttctcatAAAAAGTAGATATCTTTTTCATGTCTATCCATGCGAGTATAAGGTGATTAGACATTAGGTTCTTCTTCTACCATTGACAGCCACCTAACTTAGATTCCAACAACTTAAAGTTAACattgaaaaccaaaaaaataCTCTATCCACATATAATGCATTGTACTACCACTTatcaatgatactttgcttttAGTCTCATTGTTCCCTATATATGACTGGTTTAATTTAACTCATGCACCCACACAATCAAACTCTTGGATCATCCACACCATTTGCACCATGCAGCCAACACACCTTGCCTCCCTTCCTATTGATGCAGAATCCTTCCACATGCTACTACATGCGAATCGTGTATGCTTTTCTTTCATGAATACAGTTGTATTATTTTCATTATTCAGTAACCCCATTATGAATTTAATTGGttgatgattttcttttgttagaATTTCATGGACCTACCTAGGTAGTTTACATAAACGCATACAGATGTTCTGCAAAGTGAAATGGCGGTTTTATTTGACCCGGTTGAGAGTGTTTTCCATTGCTTGGTTACAAGTTGTGGAACATGAGTTCAGTTTGAGGAATTATTTGATATAATCTACCACAAGCACAACTTGGAAGGAACAGCTATAATTCACCTCCGCCATATTCATGATAATCATTATGACATACGAATATTTGGTGATGATGAGATAGAGATAAATTATGTTGACCATAATCATGGAGAGCCTGTTGGTCGTGACCTCATATGGACAACAGATCTAACACGTGAACTTTGCATGGGTGATAAACGATTGGTATGTTCTTCATTCTTCCATCTTAATCCTAAAATTGTTTTAACCTTCAGTATTGTTAGTTTTAATTTTCCCTTAATAGCCTATCCCAACTGGAGTACTTGAAGATCATTTTGCACACCGCCCTACCTTGATTAACATGGTGTTGCCAAACGGCTATGTTATTGAGTGGTTTTTGAATTGGGACGAAACGAGCTACCCTAAATGCATGATAGGCATCGGGTGGTATGAGTATTGCAGGGCAAGCGGGTTCAATTCCACTGATCAGTTGAGATTTTTCAAGCTGCAAGCGCCTGATACTTTTCAAATTGTAGTTATTCGAAACCCTTGAGTGTGTGGTGGTTTAATAGTTTCAATTGAAGTATGTAATAACTTTGATTCTATGTTTCTTAGCGTATTGTACGTGTTGATGTTTCCTGTTTGTGTACTTAGTTATGACAttgtgaaaaaataattaatgtgaaTATGTGAGTAGTTGGGATCTCATAAatgataataaaataatgaacCGTTGTTGGATTAAATTAATCACAAATGTTTCAACGAAATTAATGATTTAGAGTTCGTGCATCGCACGAGTATAATAACTAGTATGAAAGAATaccatataaaataaaataaatgtatGTTATTTAATTGTAAGAAAAGTATTGACAGACTGTCAAAAAAACATCCAATGATAGATACTTActtgaaaacagaaaaaagTGTGGAGTGATgatgataaagaaaaaaatcacagGTTGACAAAAAAAGTAAatcaaaggaaaagaaaattctTTATTTAATTACTTTATGTAGCCCAAAACACACAAGGGAACACAAATTATTGGGTATGGAAAAGTAAAACTATTGTATATAACTAGGATAGAGCCCGTGTTATGCACGAacactttattttttatgtGTTATTCTTGGTCTCAATTAATTACATATCTTAGGATGTGCTTGCTTGAGTTTCTTTATTTTTGTACATCAATCTCATACTTCCTTTATGTAACAAACTCGTGAGTGTGACACTGATTTATGAATTGCCACTATGAAAAAATATCTCCATTACAGTCTTAGTTTATAGTaaataaactcaaaatacatttatttttaatctGTCATTGTTGCTGAACTGACTTGTTACTATCCAACTGTTCATTTGGTTTATCGATTAAATCAGTATGTATTCTTTCCCCTTTTCCCTAgttctcattctcattttccTTGAATTACTCTTGAGCATGCAGCTAAGTTGTTTGCTGTTTCTGTTTGCATATGGCCTTtgcaaaatttcttttttttttcaaacttcAATCCTTTTCATTTGACTATTTGATTTATGTATGCAGATATGGCAAAAAAAAGCGATTCA contains:
- the LOC130722650 gene encoding WAT1-related protein At3g02690, chloroplastic, translated to MASWWCSSLSATVSVTTTTATTTTRRYPLISHTSQFHTNPFPPSPPSSLRFRLPCSNKSTVKASKPPPSGTDVDCVGTGQNAECTVNLEQQDGSAKQEDESSPATMLCLAEGLWELAVLVSPFFFWGTAMVAMKEVLPKCGPFFVSAFRLIPAGFLLVGFAASRGRPLPSGFNAWVSISLFALVDATCFQGFLAEGLQKTSAGLGSVIIDSQPLTVAVLAVLLFGESIGVIGAAGLVLGVVGLVLLELPALSFDESNFSLWGSGEWWMLLAAQSMAVGTVMVRWVSKYSDPIMATGWHMVIGGLPLVALAIFNNDPAVSGTLEYSSSDILALLYTSIFGSAVSYGVFFYSATKGSLTKLSSLTFLTPMFASIFGFLYLGETFSPIQLVGATVTVAAIYMVNSKNSSE